In Cydia pomonella isolate Wapato2018A chromosome 1, ilCydPomo1, whole genome shotgun sequence, one genomic interval encodes:
- the LOC133529632 gene encoding uncharacterized protein LOC133529632, giving the protein MEKLKFTFQVKSTNDGKSNYIAITSIATQDDKTYLIPEEFQAVQFHKHVQASKAFNTLRNTLKKRHQTRNVWIKMTEELLQTYCDEDENMIFQDQFLEEITQGQSTIGKTRDLEDPLTKILEKLIESQQNKEKQSIKKLADRFVIEKFDGRSASACHWMETFEKECARFNIEKDEEKIEIFRLFLDKSGADWYSSMMIKYSLQSEWSEWKSNFLQTYANKGWNASKYALFYRYQSGSLLEYAIKKEKLLLEVRKTIDHGTLIDIIAAGLPDYITDRINKEEIVQTKELFNELGKLEHLVAKKKFIKKKEDTKQVKEKCSICESLQKGVRYHSEDSCWFKTKSNNGKDKNNKQIKHVNNSELECELQCDEPKN; this is encoded by the coding sequence ATGGAAAAGTTAAAGTTTACGTTTCAAGTGAAATCAACAAATGACGGAAAGTCTAACTACATCGCTATAACCTCAATTGCTACACAAGATGACAAGACTTACCTGATCCCGGAGGAATTTCAAGCTGTACAGTTTCACAAACATGTTCAAGCATCTAAGGCTTTCAATACACTGAGAAATACATTGAAGAAAAGGCATCAAACCAGAAATGTATGGATAAAAATGACAGAGGAACTTTTACAAACATACTGTGATGAGGATGAAAATATGATTTTCCAGGACCAATTTCTTGAGGAAATTACCCAAGGACAGTCAACTATTGGGAAAACAAGAGATTTAGAAGATCCTTTAACGAAAATTTTGGAAAAGTTAATTGAAAGtcaacaaaataaagaaaaacaaagtATAAAGAAGTTAGCCGACAGGTTTGTGATCGAAAAATTTGATGGAAGAAGTGCAAGTGCATGTCACTGGATGGAAACATTTGAAAAGGAGTGTGCGAGGTTTAATATTGAAAAGGATGAGGAAAAAATTGAAATCTTCAGATTATTTCTTGACAAATCAGGCGCTGACTGGTACTCTTCTATGATGATAAAGTATAGTTTACAATCGGAGTGGTCTGAGTGGAAATCAAACTTTTTGCAAACCTATGCCAATAAAGGTTGGAACGCAAGCAAGTATGCTTTATTTTACAGGTACCAATCAGGCTCTTTATTAGAATAtgccataaaaaaagaaaaacttctTTTAGAAGTAAGGAAGACGATTGATCATGGCACTTTGATTGATATAATTGCTGCCGGTTTACCAGATTACATAACGGATAGAATCAACAAGGAAGAAATTGTACAAACAAAAGAACTATTTAATGAACTTGGCAAGTTAGAACATTTGGTTGCAAAGAAGAAGtttataaaaaagaaagaagataCTAAGCAAGTAAAGGAAAAGTGTAGTATTTGTGAAAGTTTACAAAAAGGTGTGCGCTATCATTCAGAAGATTCCTGTTGGTTCAAGACAAAATCGAATAATggaaaagataaaaataataaacaaataaagcaCGTCAACAATTCAGAATTGGAATGTGAACTGCAGTGTGATGAACCAAAAAACTAA